A region from the Methanobrevibacter oralis genome encodes:
- the cas4 gene encoding CRISPR-associated protein Cas4: protein MINISSIKLNMYCPMKLYIQTHVDSEEKEDFQIAIEIKNLKIDLQDLIHKNMRKIKKEMPISMIENILSENINSYIENTTKSLNLNLSEDKIDEIYKTTSFNIKITALKVKQAMILLDRDANAIVDMFFPNCMYSYLLKDSRIELIGMCDKIEIIDGKYYPISTKSTIPPLKGVWNADAIELVANAILIEEEFDTEVFVGFVHYTALDEKRPVIMDVNLRKGLFEVINEVKEIINNKKYPKVKTSEKKCGNCEYKTICLKD from the coding sequence TGTAGATAGTGAAGAAAAAGAAGATTTCCAAATAGCTATTGAAATTAAAAATCTTAAAATAGACCTTCAGGACTTAATACATAAAAATATGAGAAAAATCAAAAAAGAAATGCCAATCAGCATGATTGAAAATATTTTATCCGAAAACATCAATTCATACATTGAAAACACCACAAAATCCCTAAATCTAAATTTAAGTGAAGATAAAATCGATGAAATCTATAAAACAACTAGTTTTAATATTAAAATAACTGCTTTAAAAGTTAAACAAGCCATGATTTTACTTGACAGAGATGCCAATGCCATTGTTGATATGTTCTTTCCAAACTGCATGTATTCTTATCTTTTAAAAGATTCTAGAATAGAATTAATCGGAATGTGTGATAAAATTGAGATAATTGATGGAAAATATTATCCAATTAGCACCAAAAGTACAATCCCCCCACTTAAAGGGGTTTGGAATGCTGATGCAATTGAATTAGTCGCTAATGCTATTCTAATAGAAGAAGAATTTGATACGGAAGTTTTTGTTGGATTTGTTCACTATACTGCTCTTGATGAGAAAAGACCTGTAATAATGGATGTTAATTTAAGAAAAGGATTGTTTGAAGTAATAAATGAAGTTAAGGAAATAATCAATAATAAAAAGTATCCTAAAGTTAAGACAAGCGAGAAAAAATGTGGAAATTGCGAATATAAAACAATTTGTTTAAAGGATTGA